One segment of Pseudodesulfovibrio sp. 5S69 DNA contains the following:
- a CDS encoding substrate-binding periplasmic protein: MMSRLRPFYFAAALAAVLLSATVAPAREIRVGVGFAIAPYVLREQDAGLEVDLLRAAFRAAGMEAQFVYLPNLRLPLALAEGDVDCLATSVGYDMAERIGRPVFYSVPTLTFRNYAVSLAGRHLHIGSIADLAGYVVLGFQDAASYLGPDFAAMTGGNDLYSELSDQSLQVRMLFSGRVDVVISEKRVFLYWRNRLKNSPAGRAVDLDQAVRFSPIFPAQERQVVFVEKSLCDGFDKGLAAIRESGSYDRIVQAYDRAEYVK; this comes from the coding sequence ATGATGTCGAGACTGCGCCCCTTTTACTTCGCGGCCGCGCTGGCCGCGGTCCTGCTGTCCGCGACCGTCGCCCCGGCGCGCGAGATCCGGGTCGGCGTGGGCTTCGCCATCGCGCCCTACGTGCTCCGGGAGCAGGACGCCGGGCTTGAGGTGGATCTCCTCCGGGCGGCCTTCCGGGCCGCCGGGATGGAGGCGCAGTTCGTCTACCTGCCGAACTTGCGGCTGCCCCTGGCCCTGGCCGAGGGGGATGTGGACTGCCTGGCCACCAGCGTGGGCTACGACATGGCCGAGCGCATCGGACGCCCGGTCTTCTACTCCGTGCCGACCCTGACCTTCCGGAACTATGCCGTGAGCCTGGCCGGACGGCATCTGCACATCGGCTCCATCGCCGACCTGGCCGGGTACGTGGTCCTCGGGTTCCAGGATGCGGCCAGCTATCTCGGCCCCGATTTCGCGGCCATGACCGGGGGCAACGACCTGTACAGCGAACTGTCCGACCAGTCCCTGCAGGTGCGCATGCTCTTTTCCGGGCGGGTCGACGTGGTCATCTCCGAGAAGCGCGTCTTTCTCTACTGGCGCAACCGGCTCAAGAACTCGCCGGCGGGCCGGGCCGTGGACCTGGACCAGGCCGTGAGGTTCAGTCCGATCTTCCCGGCCCAGGAGCGGCAGGTGGTCTTCGTCGAGAAGTCCCTGTGCGACGGCTTCGACAAGGGGCTTGCGGCCATCCGTGAGAGCGGAAGCTATGACCGGATCGTCCAGGCCTACGATCGGGCGGAGTACGTCAAATAA
- a CDS encoding TRAP transporter substrate-binding protein, with amino-acid sequence MKKLLTTVLAVGLLCAGLTGQARAEVKLTYSNFFPPTNHQSRLAEAWCKEVAKRTGGKVVVEYYPGGTLSKAAQCYDGVVEGISDVGLSCLAYSRGRFPVMAAVDLPLGYTSAAQATATANAVYEHFRPEELADVEPMYFNAHGPGLLFTVNRPVRNLDDMKGEKIRATGNSAKLVGALGGTPVAKPMPENYQLLQKGVVDGSMHPIESNRSFKLGEVCKFGTDSYSVAYTTVFFIVMNKDKWAQIDPESQKIIREINREWTARHAAAWDEADADGRRFFLDQGGEIVQLSPEESAAWAEAARPVLDDYVAEVAGKGLDGKAILEFTRSTLK; translated from the coding sequence ATGAAAAAACTTTTAACCACGGTCCTGGCCGTCGGACTGCTCTGCGCCGGACTGACCGGCCAGGCGCGGGCCGAGGTCAAGCTGACCTACTCCAACTTCTTCCCGCCCACCAACCACCAGTCCCGACTGGCCGAGGCGTGGTGCAAGGAAGTGGCGAAACGCACCGGCGGCAAGGTCGTCGTCGAGTACTACCCCGGCGGAACCCTGTCCAAGGCCGCCCAGTGCTACGACGGCGTGGTCGAGGGCATCTCCGACGTCGGGCTGTCTTGCCTGGCCTACTCGCGAGGCCGCTTCCCGGTCATGGCCGCGGTGGACCTCCCGCTCGGCTACACCAGCGCGGCCCAGGCCACGGCCACGGCCAACGCGGTCTACGAGCACTTCAGGCCCGAAGAACTCGCCGACGTGGAGCCCATGTATTTCAACGCCCACGGGCCCGGCCTGCTGTTCACCGTGAACAGGCCGGTCAGGAACCTCGACGACATGAAGGGCGAGAAGATCCGGGCCACCGGCAACTCCGCCAAGCTGGTCGGGGCGCTGGGCGGCACCCCGGTGGCCAAGCCCATGCCCGAGAACTACCAGCTCCTGCAAAAGGGCGTGGTCGACGGCTCCATGCACCCCATCGAATCCAACAGGTCCTTCAAGCTGGGCGAGGTCTGCAAGTTCGGCACGGACTCCTACTCCGTGGCCTACACCACCGTCTTCTTCATCGTCATGAACAAGGACAAGTGGGCCCAGATCGACCCCGAGTCACAGAAGATCATCCGTGAAATCAACCGGGAATGGACGGCCAGGCACGCCGCGGCCTGGGACGAGGCCGACGCCGACGGACGGCGGTTCTTCCTGGACCAGGGCGGCGAGATCGTCCAACTGAGCCCCGAGGAATCGGCGGCCTGGGCCGAGGCGGCCCGGCCCGTGCTGGACGACTACGTGGCCGAGGTGGCCGGGAAGGGCCTTGACGGCAAGGCCATCCTGGAATTCACGCGGTCCACCCTGAAATAA
- a CDS encoding TRAP transporter large permease, whose product MDPTTAGIIGIGIMVLLFMTRMPVAFVMMLVGFVGFSLLTSWKGGLNLMSRNIYDAFASYELSTIPLFILMGQIAFNCGISRRLYQTAYRFLGNTRGGLAMATVSACTAFGAVCGSSPATAATMSTVGIPEMKRYGYANSLAAASVASGGGLGMIMPPSVVLIIYGVLTEQSIGALFVSGILPAILLTILFIVGIDIQCRINPALGPKGDTFTWSEKFRSLANLIDTLLIFALVIGGLFWGLFTPTEAASIGVIGVLALAVIKRQLSWQAFVNSLYETLRTSCMVLVLIAGAVVFGKFLAVTRIPFDIANWVSAFDMPPFAIMGTIILIYFIGGCFMDSLALIMLTIPVFYPVVTNMGFDPIWFGIIIVLVTEMGVITPPVGINVYVVYGMCRKIAPDVTLEDVFKGILPFMLSIVIGIALLFIFPQIILFLPGLMY is encoded by the coding sequence ATGGATCCGACCACCGCCGGAATCATCGGCATCGGCATCATGGTCCTGCTCTTCATGACCCGGATGCCCGTGGCCTTCGTCATGATGCTCGTGGGATTCGTCGGCTTCTCGCTGCTGACCTCCTGGAAGGGCGGGCTCAACCTCATGAGCCGAAACATCTACGACGCCTTTGCCTCCTACGAGCTGTCGACCATCCCGCTGTTCATCCTCATGGGCCAGATCGCCTTCAACTGCGGCATCTCCCGGCGGCTCTACCAGACCGCCTACCGCTTCCTGGGCAACACCCGCGGCGGGCTGGCCATGGCCACGGTCTCGGCCTGCACCGCATTCGGCGCGGTCTGCGGGTCCAGCCCGGCCACGGCCGCGACCATGTCCACGGTCGGCATCCCGGAGATGAAGCGCTACGGCTACGCCAACTCCCTGGCGGCCGCCTCGGTGGCTTCGGGCGGGGGGCTGGGCATGATCATGCCGCCCTCGGTGGTCCTGATCATCTACGGCGTACTGACCGAACAATCCATCGGCGCGCTCTTCGTGTCCGGCATCCTCCCGGCCATCCTGCTGACCATCCTGTTCATCGTCGGCATCGACATCCAGTGCAGGATCAACCCGGCGCTCGGCCCCAAGGGCGACACCTTCACCTGGTCCGAAAAGTTCCGGTCCCTGGCCAACCTCATCGACACCCTGCTCATCTTCGCCCTGGTCATCGGCGGCCTGTTCTGGGGGCTGTTCACCCCCACCGAGGCGGCGAGCATCGGGGTCATCGGCGTGCTCGCCCTGGCCGTGATCAAACGCCAACTCTCCTGGCAGGCCTTCGTCAACTCGCTGTACGAGACCCTGCGGACCTCGTGCATGGTCCTGGTGCTCATCGCGGGCGCGGTGGTCTTCGGCAAGTTCCTGGCCGTGACCCGCATCCCCTTCGACATCGCCAACTGGGTGTCCGCCTTCGACATGCCGCCGTTCGCCATCATGGGCACGATCATCCTGATCTACTTCATCGGCGGCTGCTTCATGGACTCGCTGGCGTTGATCATGCTGACCATCCCGGTCTTTTACCCGGTGGTCACGAACATGGGCTTCGATCCCATCTGGTTCGGCATCATCATCGTCCTGGTCACCGAAATGGGAGTCATCACCCCGCCCGTGGGCATCAACGTCTACGTGGTCTACGGCATGTGCCGGAAGATCGCCCCGGACGTGACGCTGGAGGACGTCTTCAAGGGCATCCTGCCGTTTATGCTCTCCATCGTCATCGGCATCGCGCTGCTCTTCATCTTCCCGCAGATCATCCTGTTCCTGCCGGGTCTGATGTACTGA
- a CDS encoding methyl-accepting chemotaxis protein → MRLADVPIGTKIIGGFLIIVVLFLVTGVYVKVAQNDMIASGHIVDAALEMKYAVRADMQMVMEFLDSPDEKTLNENWADHEKVAADFEFYAAGVQEGVSDERAEIRAARNPAIRELTLQVRARHKDEFIPAIRQTFELKQAGFRALKRRAEVMKAMEGAHESVAKALDAFEKAVDQRIDRRITAGADAFDILSQEISWADMAMEIKATIGQSRVVLEEYIQPGSAEREAALEKEYEASVRGFDRQIKTLLEGGSIKGQIVVAMKDQELIERIKQLARIHDKEFSTVAKQVMAAQAEYGRLMREIDLSDTRADQLGGALMASLETIGHDADVDMENDMAHSELAVIIGIGLSMLLALSIGWFLARMITRPVNQALEVAMAMAGGDLSRDVLVPGRDEIGRMLEAMGDMIVRLRDVVFGVNGAVQNVASGSEELSATAETLSQSATEQAAGTEELSSSISEIARSISSNAGHSRETAGIAATVADKASRSGESVTLAVGSMKEIAEKISIIEEIARQTNLLALNAAIEAARAGEHGKGFAVVAAEVRKLAERSGNAAGEISQLSESTAMASDEAVHMLEELVPEIERTSELMSRIRASCEEQDLVIKQIGTAVNQVASATQGNASAAEEVAATSEELAGQGESLQQMMAYFNCGQGWASDLCFRPDALPPAEESEEDDGLERY, encoded by the coding sequence ATGAGGTTAGCGGATGTCCCCATCGGGACAAAGATCATTGGCGGGTTCTTGATCATCGTCGTGCTCTTCCTGGTCACCGGCGTCTACGTCAAGGTGGCTCAGAACGACATGATCGCGTCGGGTCATATCGTGGATGCCGCACTCGAGATGAAGTACGCAGTGCGCGCGGACATGCAGATGGTCATGGAGTTCCTCGATTCCCCGGACGAGAAGACCCTGAATGAGAACTGGGCCGACCATGAGAAGGTCGCCGCCGATTTCGAGTTCTATGCCGCCGGCGTCCAGGAGGGCGTTTCCGACGAACGGGCCGAGATCAGGGCCGCGAGAAACCCCGCCATCAGGGAGTTGACCCTTCAGGTCCGGGCCCGGCACAAGGACGAATTCATTCCCGCCATCCGCCAGACTTTCGAACTCAAGCAGGCCGGCTTCAGGGCGTTGAAACGGCGGGCCGAGGTCATGAAGGCCATGGAGGGAGCCCACGAGTCGGTAGCCAAGGCCCTGGATGCGTTCGAAAAGGCCGTGGACCAGCGCATAGACCGGCGGATCACGGCCGGGGCAGACGCCTTCGACATCCTTTCGCAGGAGATCTCCTGGGCGGACATGGCGATGGAAATCAAGGCCACCATCGGACAGTCCCGTGTCGTTCTCGAGGAATATATCCAGCCCGGTTCCGCCGAGCGTGAAGCCGCCCTGGAAAAGGAGTACGAGGCCAGCGTCCGGGGTTTCGACCGGCAGATCAAGACGCTGCTCGAAGGCGGCAGCATCAAGGGCCAGATCGTGGTCGCCATGAAGGACCAGGAGTTGATCGAGCGGATCAAGCAACTGGCCCGGATCCACGACAAGGAATTCAGCACCGTGGCCAAGCAGGTCATGGCCGCCCAGGCCGAGTACGGGCGGCTGATGCGAGAGATCGATCTTTCGGACACCAGGGCCGATCAGTTGGGCGGGGCGTTGATGGCATCCCTGGAGACGATCGGGCACGATGCCGACGTGGACATGGAGAACGACATGGCCCACTCGGAGCTGGCCGTCATCATCGGCATCGGCCTGTCCATGCTCCTGGCGCTGTCTATCGGCTGGTTCCTGGCGAGGATGATCACCAGGCCGGTGAACCAGGCCCTCGAGGTGGCCATGGCCATGGCCGGTGGCGACCTGAGCAGGGACGTGCTGGTGCCGGGAAGGGACGAGATCGGGCGCATGCTCGAAGCCATGGGCGACATGATCGTCCGGCTGCGCGACGTGGTCTTCGGGGTCAACGGGGCGGTGCAGAACGTGGCCTCGGGCAGCGAAGAGCTGTCCGCCACGGCCGAGACCCTGTCCCAGAGCGCCACCGAGCAGGCGGCCGGTACCGAGGAGTTGTCCTCGTCCATCTCCGAGATCGCCCGCTCCATCTCAAGCAACGCGGGCCACAGCAGGGAGACCGCCGGCATCGCGGCCACGGTGGCCGACAAGGCGTCCAGGAGCGGCGAGTCCGTGACCCTGGCGGTGGGCTCCATGAAGGAGATCGCCGAGAAGATTTCGATCATCGAGGAGATCGCCCGGCAGACCAACCTGCTGGCGCTCAATGCGGCCATCGAGGCGGCCCGGGCCGGGGAGCACGGCAAGGGGTTCGCCGTGGTCGCCGCCGAGGTCCGCAAACTGGCCGAGCGCAGCGGCAACGCCGCAGGCGAGATCAGCCAGCTCTCCGAGTCCACGGCCATGGCCTCGGACGAGGCCGTGCACATGCTGGAGGAACTCGTTCCGGAGATCGAGAGGACGTCGGAGCTGATGTCCCGGATCCGCGCCTCCTGCGAGGAGCAGGATCTGGTCATCAAGCAGATCGGCACGGCCGTGAACCAGGTGGCGAGCGCCACCCAGGGGAACGCCTCGGCCGCAGAGGAAGTGGCCGCCACTTCGGAGGAACTCGCCGGTCAGGGTGAGTCCCTCCAGCAGATGATGGCCTACTTCAACTGCGGGCAGGGCTGGGCTTCGGATTTGTGCTTCCGTCCCGACGCGCTGCCTCCGGCGGAGGAGAGCGAGGAGGATGACGGCCTCGAACGCTACTGA
- a CDS encoding TRAP transporter small permease, producing the protein METTKRPLQIAEKIMRVIAAACLVGMAAMTGADVFLRGAFNTPIFGCEEIVAILGVVAVGFALPYAHYQKSHIGVEILVRRLPKRVRDAVGLVTNMATLALVSIITWRMFLYAGTLAESGEVSMNLELPEYYVVYVLSFGFFVYALCLLADVVKFFGKREA; encoded by the coding sequence ATGGAAACGACAAAGCGGCCGCTCCAAATCGCCGAAAAAATCATGCGCGTCATAGCGGCCGCCTGCCTGGTGGGCATGGCGGCCATGACCGGCGCGGACGTGTTCCTGCGCGGAGCGTTCAACACCCCCATCTTCGGCTGCGAGGAGATCGTGGCCATCCTCGGCGTGGTCGCCGTGGGCTTCGCCCTGCCCTACGCCCACTACCAGAAGAGCCACATCGGCGTGGAGATCCTGGTCCGCCGACTGCCCAAGCGGGTCCGCGACGCCGTGGGTCTGGTCACCAACATGGCCACCCTGGCCCTGGTCTCGATCATCACCTGGCGCATGTTCCTCTACGCCGGGACCCTGGCCGAGTCCGGCGAGGTCTCCATGAACCTGGAGCTGCCCGAGTACTACGTGGTCTACGTCCTGTCCTTCGGCTTCTTCGTCTACGCCCTCTGCCTGCTGGCGGACGTCGTCAAATTCTTCGGGAAACGGGAGGCCTAG
- a CDS encoding acetate--CoA ligase family protein, with protein MADAHYAFGSVQVEINFEAIDALFAQANEQGRDSLFEYEVYDLLKASGAETPPQCVLLPRSGRFTDEQLSVLPGEKVVLKIVSPSIVHKTEAGGVRVVENRPDAIRSAVRRMLYEVPENFAAALERDPGSAPAPYRGLAGEPLVTAVARDLRGVLMVQFMEPDSTAFGNELLVGIRKTREFGMVVTAGLGGTDTELYAERFRKGQALTIASTALTDGARFFELFRKTISYRKLAGLTRGQRRIVTDEQLIECFSSFIDMANHYSPENPDAPFHIEELEINPFAYADYLMVPLDGLCRFSDRTDVRAPRPVERIAKLLKPSTIGIVGVSASRMNFGRIILKNVLEAGFPAEDVRLVKPGETEIDGVACVPDLKSLDRRLDLFVVAVGAEQVPALVDELVALDCAESVMLIPGGLGETEESRERAANVIARIDEAHARGAGPVFLGGNCMGVVSRPGRYDTWFIPEEKLPPLAPGDHQRAAFISQSGAFMLTRLSQCPFLNPAYMVSVGNQTDLTLGDMVSHFAEADDVDVIAVYAEGFNDMDGLNFCRAVRRAVRAGKDVVFYKAGRTPEGKSATSGHTASLAGDYAVCESCVRQAGAIMAHSFSQFENLFMLAERLNGKTIGGNRLAAMSGAGFEAVGMADSIQTDDYSMVLAPLADATRESLTALVDANRLGGLVTVTNPLDITPGADDHVHAEAVRILATDPGVDAVVAGLVPMSPVMRTLADPDTPMTMDDERSIAALLSDLLPLLDTPVIGVVDGGRQYDPLVDRLKEAGLCTFRTSDQAVAALAQYMDGRLNAARIRAR; from the coding sequence GTGGCGGATGCCCATTATGCCTTTGGTTCGGTTCAGGTGGAGATCAATTTCGAGGCCATCGACGCCCTGTTCGCGCAGGCGAATGAACAGGGTCGCGATTCCCTGTTCGAGTACGAGGTCTACGACCTGCTCAAGGCCTCGGGGGCGGAGACCCCGCCGCAATGCGTGCTCCTGCCGCGCTCGGGCCGGTTCACGGACGAGCAGCTCTCGGTCCTGCCCGGCGAAAAAGTGGTCCTCAAGATCGTCTCGCCCTCCATCGTGCACAAGACCGAGGCGGGCGGGGTGCGCGTGGTCGAGAACCGCCCGGACGCCATCCGCTCGGCCGTGCGGCGCATGCTCTACGAGGTCCCGGAGAATTTCGCCGCCGCCCTGGAGCGCGACCCCGGCTCCGCGCCCGCGCCGTATCGCGGCCTTGCTGGCGAGCCCCTGGTCACCGCCGTGGCCCGCGACCTGCGCGGGGTGCTCATGGTCCAGTTCATGGAGCCGGACTCCACGGCCTTCGGCAACGAACTGCTGGTCGGCATCCGCAAGACCCGCGAGTTCGGCATGGTCGTCACCGCGGGGCTGGGCGGCACCGACACCGAGCTGTATGCGGAGCGCTTCCGCAAGGGCCAGGCCCTGACCATCGCCTCCACGGCCCTGACCGACGGGGCGCGTTTCTTCGAGCTCTTCCGCAAGACCATCTCCTACCGCAAGCTGGCCGGGTTGACCCGGGGCCAGCGCCGCATAGTCACCGACGAACAACTCATCGAGTGTTTTTCCTCGTTCATCGACATGGCCAACCACTACTCCCCTGAGAACCCGGACGCGCCTTTCCACATCGAGGAGCTGGAGATCAACCCGTTCGCCTACGCCGACTACCTGATGGTCCCCCTGGACGGGCTGTGCCGTTTCTCGGACCGGACCGACGTACGCGCCCCCCGGCCCGTGGAGCGCATCGCCAAGCTGCTCAAGCCGTCGACCATCGGCATCGTCGGGGTCTCGGCCTCGCGCATGAATTTCGGGCGGATCATCCTCAAGAACGTGCTCGAAGCGGGTTTCCCGGCCGAGGACGTGCGTCTGGTCAAGCCGGGCGAGACCGAGATCGACGGGGTGGCCTGCGTCCCGGACCTGAAGTCCCTGGACCGTCGGCTCGATCTGTTCGTGGTCGCGGTGGGCGCGGAGCAGGTCCCGGCCCTGGTGGACGAGTTGGTGGCCCTGGATTGCGCCGAGTCGGTCATGCTCATCCCGGGGGGCCTGGGCGAGACCGAGGAGAGCCGCGAGCGCGCCGCAAACGTCATCGCCCGCATCGACGAGGCGCACGCGCGCGGCGCGGGCCCGGTCTTCCTGGGCGGCAACTGCATGGGCGTGGTCTCCCGGCCCGGCCGCTACGACACCTGGTTCATCCCCGAGGAGAAGCTGCCTCCCCTGGCCCCAGGCGATCACCAACGGGCGGCCTTCATCTCCCAGTCGGGCGCGTTCATGCTCACCCGTCTTTCCCAGTGCCCCTTCCTCAACCCGGCCTACATGGTCTCCGTGGGCAACCAGACCGACCTGACCCTGGGCGACATGGTCTCGCATTTCGCCGAGGCCGACGACGTGGACGTCATCGCGGTCTACGCCGAAGGGTTCAACGACATGGACGGGCTGAATTTCTGTCGGGCCGTGCGCCGGGCCGTGCGCGCGGGCAAGGACGTGGTTTTCTACAAGGCGGGCCGGACCCCGGAGGGCAAGTCCGCCACCAGCGGCCACACCGCCTCCCTGGCCGGGGACTACGCGGTCTGCGAGTCCTGCGTGCGCCAGGCCGGGGCCATCATGGCCCACTCCTTCTCCCAGTTCGAGAACCTGTTCATGCTGGCCGAGCGCCTCAACGGCAAGACCATCGGCGGCAACCGGCTGGCCGCCATGTCCGGCGCGGGCTTCGAGGCCGTGGGCATGGCCGACTCCATCCAGACCGACGACTACTCCATGGTCCTGGCCCCGCTGGCGGACGCGACCCGCGAGTCGCTGACGGCCCTGGTGGACGCCAACCGGCTGGGTGGCCTGGTCACCGTGACCAACCCCCTGGACATCACCCCGGGGGCCGACGACCATGTCCATGCCGAGGCCGTGCGCATCCTGGCCACGGACCCGGGCGTGGACGCGGTGGTGGCCGGGCTCGTGCCCATGTCCCCGGTCATGCGCACCCTGGCCGATCCGGACACGCCCATGACCATGGATGACGAGCGCTCCATCGCCGCGCTCCTGTCCGACCTGTTGCCCCTGCTCGACACCCCGGTCATCGGCGTGGTTGACGGCGGCCGCCAGTACGATCCCCTGGTGGACCGGCTCAAGGAGGCGGGATTGTGCACCTTCCGCACCTCGGACCAGGCCGTGGCCGCCCTGGCCCAGTACATGGACGGCCGACTCAACGCGGCCCGCATCCGTGCGCGCTGA
- a CDS encoding glutamine--tRNA ligase/YqeY domain fusion protein — MSSKPEAPEKGKDFIRQIIDRDMESGKYHGRVHTRFPPEPNGYLHIGHAKSICLNFGLARDYEGKCNLRFDDTNPVKEDMEYVDSIREDVHWLGFDWDNNFYASDYFEKLYFIAELFIKMGKAYVDHQSADEIRENRGTLKEPGKDSPYRDRTVEENLALFRSMRAGELADGECILRGKIDMSAPNVMLRDPALYRIKHADHHRTGDAWCIYPMYDFTHGLSDAIEGITHSICTLEFENNRPLYDWCVDTLMEGLKRPELFGENASLYNELAALPGFTDRPRQYEFARLNITGTVLSKRKLIQLVKEGFVNGWDDPRMPTISGFRRRGFTPESIRDFCDRIGVAKADSMVEYALLEACLREDLNKRAPRYMGIMDPVKLVIENYPEDQEDVFEIALNPEDESYGARKVPFTRELWIERDDFMEEPPKKFFRLGPDREVRLRGAYYVKCTGYEKDADGKVTEIRATYDPESKGGWLEGGRKVKGTLHWVSARHGLDAEVRNYGPLFTRENPNAVEEGKTFTDYVDPHSLESLKGCKVEPAMADMDAGTNFQFERTGYYCADLRDHKPGQALVFNRTTTLRDTWAKIQKKSS, encoded by the coding sequence ATGAGCAGCAAACCCGAGGCCCCGGAAAAGGGCAAGGACTTCATCCGCCAGATCATCGACAGGGACATGGAAAGCGGCAAATACCACGGCCGTGTCCACACCCGGTTCCCGCCCGAGCCCAACGGCTACCTGCACATCGGCCACGCCAAGTCCATCTGCCTGAACTTCGGCCTTGCCCGCGACTACGAGGGCAAGTGCAACCTGCGCTTCGACGACACCAACCCGGTCAAGGAGGACATGGAATACGTGGACTCCATCCGCGAGGACGTCCACTGGTTGGGCTTCGACTGGGACAACAACTTCTACGCCTCGGACTACTTCGAGAAGCTCTACTTCATCGCCGAGCTGTTCATCAAGATGGGCAAGGCCTACGTGGACCACCAGTCCGCGGACGAGATCCGCGAAAACCGGGGCACCCTCAAAGAACCGGGCAAGGACTCCCCGTACCGCGACCGGACCGTGGAGGAGAACCTGGCCCTGTTCCGATCCATGCGCGCGGGCGAACTTGCGGACGGCGAGTGCATCCTGCGCGGCAAGATCGACATGAGCGCGCCCAACGTCATGCTCCGCGACCCGGCCCTGTACCGCATCAAGCACGCCGATCACCACCGGACCGGCGATGCCTGGTGCATCTACCCCATGTACGACTTCACCCACGGGCTGTCCGACGCCATCGAGGGCATCACCCACTCCATCTGCACCCTGGAGTTCGAAAACAACCGGCCGCTGTACGACTGGTGCGTGGACACCCTCATGGAAGGACTGAAGCGGCCCGAGCTGTTCGGCGAGAACGCGTCCCTATATAATGAACTGGCCGCGCTCCCCGGCTTCACCGACCGCCCCCGGCAGTACGAGTTCGCCCGCCTGAACATCACCGGCACCGTGCTCTCCAAGCGCAAGCTCATCCAGCTGGTCAAGGAGGGCTTCGTGAACGGCTGGGACGACCCGCGCATGCCGACCATCTCCGGGTTCCGGCGGCGCGGCTTCACGCCCGAGTCCATCCGCGACTTCTGCGACCGCATCGGCGTGGCCAAGGCGGACTCCATGGTCGAATACGCCCTGCTTGAGGCCTGTCTGCGCGAGGACCTGAACAAACGCGCCCCGCGCTACATGGGCATCATGGACCCGGTCAAGCTGGTCATCGAGAACTACCCCGAGGACCAGGAAGACGTCTTCGAGATTGCCCTCAACCCCGAGGACGAGTCCTACGGCGCACGCAAGGTACCCTTCACCCGCGAACTCTGGATCGAGCGCGACGACTTCATGGAGGAGCCGCCCAAGAAATTCTTCCGCCTGGGCCCGGACCGCGAGGTCCGGCTGCGCGGCGCGTACTACGTCAAGTGCACCGGGTATGAAAAGGACGCGGACGGCAAGGTCACCGAGATCCGGGCGACCTACGACCCCGAGTCCAAGGGCGGCTGGCTGGAAGGCGGCCGCAAGGTCAAGGGCACCCTGCACTGGGTCTCGGCCAGACACGGCCTCGACGCCGAGGTACGCAACTACGGCCCGCTGTTCACCAGGGAAAACCCCAACGCCGTGGAAGAAGGCAAGACCTTCACCGACTACGTGGACCCGCACTCCCTGGAATCGCTCAAGGGATGCAAGGTGGAACCGGCCATGGCCGACATGGACGCCGGGACCAACTTCCAGTTCGAGCGCACCGGCTACTACTGCGCCGACCTGCGCGACCACAAGCCGGGGCAGGCCCTGGTCTTCAACAGGACCACCACCCTGCGCGACACCTGGGCCAAGATCCAAAAAAAGTCCAGCTAG
- a CDS encoding nitroreductase family protein — protein sequence MSLFTIDETRCKRDGLCAADCPAGCIVFEEGGLPEPHERKQAYCLDCGHCMAVCPADAIRLTRFADGSVPVDRSLNISLDQSEQFLKARRSVRAFRDEPVDRGLLGRVLSVTEYCPSGHNARPTRWVVAEGGAKVAEVAGAVAEWMRAESEAESRLAASLHLPGIVRLWDGGTDIICRNAPALAVAVGPKQGITPQPDGVIATAYLELALTAAGLGACWCGYLMAAAAYDAGVRELLGVAGDEAVYGALMLGRPARRYPALPPRPEPSVDWL from the coding sequence ATGTCGTTGTTCACCATCGACGAGACCCGCTGCAAGCGGGACGGACTCTGCGCCGCCGACTGCCCGGCCGGGTGCATTGTTTTCGAGGAGGGCGGGCTGCCCGAACCCCACGAAAGGAAACAGGCCTACTGCCTGGACTGCGGCCACTGCATGGCCGTCTGCCCGGCGGACGCCATCCGGCTCACGCGCTTTGCCGACGGAAGCGTCCCGGTGGACCGCTCGCTGAACATATCCCTTGACCAGAGCGAGCAGTTCCTCAAGGCGCGGCGGTCCGTGCGCGCCTTCCGCGACGAGCCCGTGGACCGGGGCCTGCTCGGCCGGGTCCTGTCCGTGACCGAATACTGCCCGTCGGGCCACAACGCCCGGCCCACCCGCTGGGTCGTGGCCGAGGGAGGCGCCAAAGTAGCCGAGGTGGCCGGGGCCGTGGCCGAATGGATGCGCGCCGAGTCCGAGGCCGAGTCCAGGCTGGCCGCTTCCCTGCATCTGCCCGGCATCGTCCGTCTCTGGGACGGCGGTACGGACATCATCTGCCGCAACGCCCCGGCCCTGGCCGTGGCCGTGGGGCCCAAGCAGGGCATCACCCCGCAGCCGGACGGGGTCATCGCCACCGCCTACCTGGAGCTGGCCCTGACGGCCGCCGGGCTCGGCGCCTGCTGGTGCGGCTATCTGATGGCCGCCGCCGCGTACGACGCCGGTGTGCGCGAGCTCCTCGGCGTGGCCGGGGACGAAGCGGTCTACGGAGCGCTCATGCTCGGCCGTCCGGCCCGGCGTTATCCGGCCCTCCCTCCGCGCCCGGAGCCCTCGGTGGACTGGCTGTGA